The following DNA comes from Alnus glutinosa chromosome 6, dhAlnGlut1.1, whole genome shotgun sequence.
ATTTtaagctcgtgtcgagctcgagcttcacTGTTACATAAATGAGTTGAGCCCGAACAGCCAATACCCGTAtaagatcggctcgtttacacccctaatggCAAGACATTCTGAGGTGTGTCAAGAAAACATGCAGCTAATGGTACACAAATTCCGTTAAGAGTATGTAATCttgtaatatataaaattagacaCTAAATGATGTACCTCTAGTTTGGTTAAGATTGTGAAAAGTGGCATTTTAGGGTGATTGAGATTATACAGAAAGCCCAAATCCAATGCCCCACAAAATTTGAACGCCAAGAAGTGCCGAAGGGCAAGGAGAGTCAAATGTCACCCAATGTCAGTTCTTCCTCGTCATTACTGACATTAAACTCTCCAACTCCTGGACATCCGCAAGTTCGATGAAGCTTAAACACAATGTAAATTCTTCCCTCCCACAACTGTAAGAACATCCATCGACTCCTCCGCATGTTTGATGTAGCTTCAACACAATTTCTTTGGTATCCATGGCGTCTCCTTCCATCGTTAATATTGGCTTTCCGTCCTTCATCTCGATGAAAAAGGTGTCAATTCCTGCGaataaaattggttttttcacttactaaaaaaacaaataaaattgcaataatAAAGGTATCATGTTAAAATCCCCCCTCCA
Coding sequences within:
- the LOC133871869 gene encoding uncharacterized protein LOC133871869 — its product is MNPNPIDMKPNSNSTILNPKDEPGATKLNDNASATLNRGVQPRQKLVVRLRQKGLEVKWLAGIVCSLGRGIDTFFIEMKDGKPILTMEGDAMDTKEIVLKLHQTCGGVDGCSYSCGREEFTLCLSFIELADVQELESLMSVMTRKN